GTCGGCTGTCTCGGAGCTCATGAGCCGGAACGTAGCACTCGCCGGGCCACCCATGGCACTCAGTGCACTCTTGGGAGGGAACTGAGTGCTCTGCACCTCGCCGCCCGAGCGCCCGCTGAACTGCCGGCGCGGCAGCCGCGTATCTAGCGGCAGCACCACCCCCGAAGACGGGCGCCCCCGAGCCCGGACGCAAGGAGAGCACGCGTGTCGACACCGTCCGAGCCCCGGCCGCCGCACGACGGCCCGGCCCTGGAACCCATCCGCGTCCTGCGGCCGCGCCGCACCGACGCCCTCGCGGAGCTGATGCGGGAGTTCCGCGAGGAGACCGGCGCGGCACCCACGGCACCCCGCGGCCAGCAGCCGAGGGGCTACGAGTCCGTCACCCTGCCGGGACCGCCGGCCGGCTCCGAGGCACTGACGCAGGAACTCCCGCCCGTGGCCCGCGCGACCCGCCGCTACGCGGACGCCCACGCGGCACCCCCGGGGGCCGGGCTGCGCCGTGCCGCCGTGGCGGTGGCCGTCGTCGCGGCGGCGGTGCTCGGCTTCGGCGGGGCGCTGCTGCTGCGCGGCGAGAAGACGGACGACCGGGCGGCCCCCGCACCCAGGCCCCCGGCCACCGCCTCCGCCGCTGCCCCCACTCCCACCCCCACCCCGGCCCCGCCCCAGGCCACGGCACCGGTGGACCCCGACGGACCCGGCACGCTCCGCGAGGGGGCCACCGGCCCCGAGGTCACCGAACTCCAGGAACGTCTGCTGCGGATCCCGGACGTCTACCGGGGCGGCTCCACCAGTGGCCGCTACGACCCCACCCTCACGGCGGCGGTGGCCCGCTTCCAGCTCTGGTACGGCATCCGCGGCGACGAAACCGGCGTCTACGGCAACGACACCCGCACCGCACTGGAGTCCCGCACCCCACCGACCACGAGCTGACGCGCCCGGCACGGCATCCCGCCGCCTGGCACCCACCCGGTCACCATGGTGAGGTGAAGCCGAGGCGCGACGGGTGCGAGGGCGAAGGAGCGGTGTGGACATGGCGGACATGGACGCGTTCATCGGACGGCTGAACCCGGACATGTGTGTGGTCACGGCCGCGGCGGGCGGTGAACGGGCGGGCTGCCTCGTCGGATTCGCCTCGCAGTGCTCGATCCGGCCGGTGCGTTTCGCGGTGTGGCTCTCCGAGCTGAACCACACCTTCCGGGTGGCCCGGAACGCCGAGGTGCTCGCCGTGCACCTGCTCGCCCGCGAACAGCACGCCCTCGCCGAGCTGTTCGGCGGGCGCACCGGCGACCGGACGGACAAGTTCCGGGATGTGCGGCTGCGGGAGGCGTACGGCGGGGCCCTCGTCCTGGAGGACGCCCCGGCCTGGTTCGTCGGCCGCGTCCTGACCCGCGCCGGCGGCGGCGACCACATCGGCTTCGTCCTCGACCCGGTCGAGTGGGGCGGACACGAGACGTACGACGGGCCGCTGCTGCGCCTCTCCGACGCCGTCGGCATCCCGCCGGGCCACCCGGTCGACTGACCCCATGAACGGCTCCCGCGTCCCCGGCCTGGTGCTGCCCACCCTGTCCCTGCCGGCACTGGTCGTGGGCCTGTGGTGGTCCTGGCGGCACCACGGTGACGCGTAGACCGCCGCCCGGGCGGGCTACGCCTCCGGAACCCCCGGGACCCGGACGTCCACCACGCACACGTCGTCCCGCCGCTCGTCCGGCAGCATCCGCGCGAGCAACGGCCCCAGCGACGCGGGCCCGTCGGTGTGCGGGGCCGCGACCGCCTCGCCGAGACGCTCCAGACCGAGGTCGATGCTCTCCGGAGGGTGCTCGACCAGTCCGTCGGTGTACAGGATCAGCCGGTCTCCGGGCGCGAGACGGCACTCGGCCTCCTCGAACACCGGCGTCCCGGTCGCCCCGAGCAGCATGCCCCTCGGGCGGTCCAGGTACCGGGCCTCGCCGTCCCGCAGGAGCAGGGGCGGGGGATGCCCCGCCTGCGCCCAGACCAGGCGCCGCCGGCGCGGCTCGTAGCGGGCCAGCACCATCGTCGCGGTCGCGTGGGAGTCACGCGAGTGCAGCAGCAGGGTGTTGAGCCGGGCCAGCGCGCCGGTCAGCGACGAGCCCGTGATGACCATCCCCTTCGCGGTGAACCGCAGCTGGGCCATCGTGGCGACCGCGTCGACCCCGTGTCCGGCGACGTCGCCGACCACCAGCAGCGCGTCCCCGTCGGGCAGCTCGATCGCGCTGAACCAGTCGCCGCCGACGTGCACCCCCGACTGGGCCGGCAGATAGGCGACCTCGACGCGCAGCCCGGCCAGGTGCACCGGCCGGTTGGCCATCGGCAGCAGCGCGTGCTGCAGCCGGGAGGCCAGGGTCCGTTCGGCCTGGAGCACGTCGTGCTGCGAGAGGATCGCCCGCTCGCTCTCGACCAGGGCCAGCTCCGCCCGCCGCCGGGCGGTCATGTCCTGTACGAAGCCGTGCACTTCGACGGGCGTGCCGTACGAGTCGGCCACCGACTCGGCCACCAGCCGCAGATGCCGGATGCCGCCGCTCGTCCTGATCCGGAACGGCACGTCGAACGCCCGCCCCTCCTGGACGAGCTCGCCGACGGCGCGGGTCAGCGCGGGCGTGTCCTCGGGCAGGGCCAGCTCCGGCACCTCGGTCAGCCGCACCGGGCCGTCCGCGGGGTCCCGGCCGAGCAGGGTGAACACCTGCGTCGACCAGGAGCCCTCCCGTGTGACCAGGTTCCAGTTGGCCCAGCCGAGGTTGCCCAGCCGCTGCAGGTCCGCCAGCCGCTGTTCCTGCCGGTCGGAGGAGCCGTGCCGGGTCCAGGAGACGACCAGGGCGTCGCCCAGCGGCGCCACCCGCGTCGTGTACGTGAACAGCTCCGTGACGCCCGCAACCGTCTCCTCGTGGGCGAAGGGCTCGCTCTCGTACTGCTCCCCGGTGGCCAGCACGCGCAGGCAGCCCCGCCACAGCGGCCCGCCCGCCAGGGCCGGCCGGAACTCCAGCAGCCGCCGCCCGGCCGGTTCCTCGCCGGTGCGGCCCAGCAGGTCGCCCACCTGGGCGGTCGCGGCCTCCACGCGGAAGTCCTCGGCCTCGCCGGAGGCGGCACGCACCGGCGTGAGCAGCATCGCCGAGACCGGCAGGGCGTCGAACAGCGCCTGCGCCGCGACCGTGGCGGCGTCGGCGGACCGCTCGGCCGGGGCGTCGAAGGCCCGCAGCCGCCCGGCGCACAGGTCGGTGACGCCCCGCAGGTGAGCGCGGTCGCGCGAGGTGAACGCCCCGGCCCGGCGGCGCAGCACGCCGATGCAGACCTCGGCCGGGCCCGCGGTGGACACGGGGAGCCAGGCCCGCGACCGCCACCGCTCGGGAGGGTCCCCGATCAGCAGGTACCGCCGGGTGTCCGAGGGCAGGTCCTCCAGCCACCGCGGCGCGCCCGCCCGCAGCGCCTCCAGCGCCGCGATCCCGCTGAGCGGCGGGACCCGGCGCCACTGGGAGGCCAGCCTGTCGTCGATGCCCGCGTGCCCGACGAGCGCGAGGCCGCCGTCGGGCCTGCGGGCGTAGATCATGACGGCGTCCGCCGCCATGTCCGGTCCGAGGTGCTCCAGCAGGCACCGCGCGAGGTCGTGCGGGGTCATCACCCGAACGAGGGCCTGGCCGAGGCGGGCCAGGGCGGCGGCGACGTCCTCCGGTGCGGCCGACTCCTCCAGGACGTCCGCCCCGGAGCCGGGGGTGCCGGTGCCGGCGGGCTCGGTCCCCTCGCCCGGGCCGGGCGCGGTCGGCGCCAGGCTGCCGAGCGTGATCCAGCACTCCTCCAGCAGGGTGTGACGGGCCGCCTTGGCCCGCTGGAGCAACTGCTCGCCGGCGGCGTCCGCGGAGCACCCGGTCAGCGCCATCACCGCGCCCTTGGCCCGCTCCACGACGGACGACGTCGCCGCCTGGTCACGCAGCCGGTCCAGCTCGGCGCGCTGGCGGGCGACGACCCTGGCCAGTTCGGCCAGGTCCGGTGCGGCACCGGGATCCGGCGGTGTCACGGGCTCGCTCGTCACGCGTTGAGCATCGCACACCGGGCTCGATTCGCAGACCGCCTTGTGCGCACCGAGTGCTCACGCATCCCGGGCGCCGCACGGGCCCCACCGGCCTCGTGGAAGAGTCAGTGGCCGTCGCGCGGATAGAGCCACAGCCGCAGCAGCCGGCTGAGCCGCGGCATCACCAGGTACGTCAGCACCGGCAGCAGGACCAGCGGGAACACGGCGGCCCGCAGGGGCAGCGGCCAGCCCGTGGTGTGCGGGGTCACCAGCCACTGGACGAGCAGGGTGAAGGGATAGGCACCGAGGAAGGTCGTGAGGACCATCTTCCACCGGGGCGGGGCCTGCACGGTGGTGCCCGGCAGGCTGAACCAGGTCTCCATGCCGGTCGTCGACTGGCGTTCGCTGCTGACCTCGGTGGCGATGTCCTTGATCCGCCGGTGCCAGCGCGCCCGTTCCTCGGACTCCAGCCAGGCGGCGAGCCGGTGCTGGTCGGACCAGCGCAGCACCGCGTGGTAGCGGTGACCGTCCTCGGGCGTCAGCCAGGACACGCCCTCGTTGCCGGGGAACTCTCTGGCGCAGCGGGTGATGCCGTGCGTCCACTCCTCGAACTGCCGCTCCCGGCCGGGGCGCACCTGCCAGGTCAGGACCGTGGTCACCGGCTCGCCGCGCCGGACTTCTGTGGTGCTCATCCACTCCTGGGTGCCACGCGCGGCGCGGGTCATGCCCCGGGGCTCAGGAGTGGCGGTTGGCCTCCACCAGTGCCTGGGTGACCGCCCGGACGCTGCGCGCGATGTGCTGCAACTGCATGACCTCGGCCGCGTACAGCTTGATCGTGTGCTCGATGACGCCCTCGTGCAGCCCGAGACCGGGCAGGTCGGCGCGGGCGGTCTGCAGGGCGGTGCGGGCCACCCGGATCTCGTGCTGGACCTGGATCTGGGCGTGCCGGGCGAGGAGCACCGGGTGGCGGACGAACACGGGGTATCCGGCGTAGCGCGCGGGCACCAGCTCGCGCAGCCACTTGGCCGCCGAGCGCTCCCAGTCGTAGCTCCCGGGGGTCTTCACCTGGCAGGGCCAGTCCGGGCTGATGCGCGTGGACGTCAGGGGCATGATCATCGCTTCCGGGTGTGCGGCGTCGTGAGGGTGGACGACGGGTCGGGGCGGCCCCGGTCTAGGGGATGGCCGGGGCCGCCTCGGGCACCCGGGGCGCCGAAGCGGGTAGGACCCGGCCTCCTCGGGTGCGGAACGGATCCGGAACAGCCGGGTCGCGATCCGTGAGCAGTATTTATATATGCCAACCGGTTTGCAAGGAGCATGAAAACATTCATGCGCGCTTTGTTGTGGATGGTCCCCGTGTGTGATCGGGCGGCCGGCCGCCCGGCCCCGGGGAGGGTTCAGTCCCGGAGGAAGAACTGGTGTTGGTCGGCGACCTGCTCGTACTCCTCCAGCCGCGCCTGCGTCCGCTCCGGGTCCGCGTCGGTCATGGCCTGGAGCAGCGCCGAGCACATCACGCCGGGGGCGGCGTAGGAGTCGAAGACGAGGCGGGACCCGGTCCCGGTGGCGAAGGCGACGTCGGCCTCGTCGGCGAGCGGCCCGAGCGCCAGGTCGGTGATCAGGGCGACCTTGAGTCCGGCGCCCCGCGCGACGCGGACGGCCGTCAGGGTCTCCTGGGCGTGCCGGGGCATGGAGAACGCCAGCACCCAGGTGCCGCCCGCCTCCCGGGACTGCAGCAGCGCGTCGTAGGCCACGCTGCCGCCGCGGGTCACCAGCCGGACGTCGGGGTGGATCCGCCGGGCGGCGTAGGCGAAGTACTCGGCGAGCGAGACGGAGATGCGCAGGCCCAGGACGGTCAGCGGCGTGGACGAGGACAGCTTGCGGCCGATGTCGATCACCAGGTTCGGGTCGGCGAAGTCCCGCCGCAGGTTCTCCAGGTTCTCGATCTCGGCGTCGACCGCCGCCTGCAGCTCGTTGCCCTGGTTCTCCTCGGCCGGCCCGCCGGCGAGGGTGCCGAGCGCGATCGACTGGAGCTTCTCCCGCAGCGCCGGGTAGCCGCTGAAGCCGACCGCGGACGCGAACCGCGTCACCGAGGGCTGGCTCACCCCGACCCGGTCCGCGAGATCGGTGATCGACAGGAACGCCGCCTCGGTGATGTGCTCGATCAGGTACTGGGCGATGCGCCGCTGGCCGGGGGACAGCCGGGGCCGGTCGAAGAGCGTTCTGAGCTGGGCGGACGGGGAGACCTCCGCTTCCGGGGCGGC
This genomic stretch from Streptomyces sp. Go-475 harbors:
- a CDS encoding peptidoglycan-binding domain-containing protein produces the protein MSTPSEPRPPHDGPALEPIRVLRPRRTDALAELMREFREETGAAPTAPRGQQPRGYESVTLPGPPAGSEALTQELPPVARATRRYADAHAAPPGAGLRRAAVAVAVVAAAVLGFGGALLLRGEKTDDRAAPAPRPPATASAAAPTPTPTPAPPQATAPVDPDGPGTLREGATGPEVTELQERLLRIPDVYRGGSTSGRYDPTLTAAVARFQLWYGIRGDETGVYGNDTRTALESRTPPTTS
- a CDS encoding SpoIIE family protein phosphatase, translated to MTSEPVTPPDPGAAPDLAELARVVARQRAELDRLRDQAATSSVVERAKGAVMALTGCSADAAGEQLLQRAKAARHTLLEECWITLGSLAPTAPGPGEGTEPAGTGTPGSGADVLEESAAPEDVAAALARLGQALVRVMTPHDLARCLLEHLGPDMAADAVMIYARRPDGGLALVGHAGIDDRLASQWRRVPPLSGIAALEALRAGAPRWLEDLPSDTRRYLLIGDPPERWRSRAWLPVSTAGPAEVCIGVLRRRAGAFTSRDRAHLRGVTDLCAGRLRAFDAPAERSADAATVAAQALFDALPVSAMLLTPVRAASGEAEDFRVEAATAQVGDLLGRTGEEPAGRRLLEFRPALAGGPLWRGCLRVLATGEQYESEPFAHEETVAGVTELFTYTTRVAPLGDALVVSWTRHGSSDRQEQRLADLQRLGNLGWANWNLVTREGSWSTQVFTLLGRDPADGPVRLTEVPELALPEDTPALTRAVGELVQEGRAFDVPFRIRTSGGIRHLRLVAESVADSYGTPVEVHGFVQDMTARRRAELALVESERAILSQHDVLQAERTLASRLQHALLPMANRPVHLAGLRVEVAYLPAQSGVHVGGDWFSAIELPDGDALLVVGDVAGHGVDAVATMAQLRFTAKGMVITGSSLTGALARLNTLLLHSRDSHATATMVLARYEPRRRRLVWAQAGHPPPLLLRDGEARYLDRPRGMLLGATGTPVFEEAECRLAPGDRLILYTDGLVEHPPESIDLGLERLGEAVAAPHTDGPASLGPLLARMLPDERRDDVCVVDVRVPGVPEA
- a CDS encoding flavin reductase family protein, which encodes MADMDAFIGRLNPDMCVVTAAAGGERAGCLVGFASQCSIRPVRFAVWLSELNHTFRVARNAEVLAVHLLAREQHALAELFGGRTGDRTDKFRDVRLREAYGGALVLEDAPAWFVGRVLTRAGGGDHIGFVLDPVEWGGHETYDGPLLRLSDAVGIPPGHPVD
- a CDS encoding MurR/RpiR family transcriptional regulator, whose translation is MPSPQQARAQASAITSGKAAPEAEVSPSAQLRTLFDRPRLSPGQRRIAQYLIEHITEAAFLSITDLADRVGVSQPSVTRFASAVGFSGYPALREKLQSIALGTLAGGPAEENQGNELQAAVDAEIENLENLRRDFADPNLVIDIGRKLSSSTPLTVLGLRISVSLAEYFAYAARRIHPDVRLVTRGGSVAYDALLQSREAGGTWVLAFSMPRHAQETLTAVRVARGAGLKVALITDLALGPLADEADVAFATGTGSRLVFDSYAAPGVMCSALLQAMTDADPERTQARLEEYEQVADQHQFFLRD
- a CDS encoding antibiotic biosynthesis monooxygenase; translation: MSTTEVRRGEPVTTVLTWQVRPGRERQFEEWTHGITRCAREFPGNEGVSWLTPEDGHRYHAVLRWSDQHRLAAWLESEERARWHRRIKDIATEVSSERQSTTGMETWFSLPGTTVQAPPRWKMVLTTFLGAYPFTLLVQWLVTPHTTGWPLPLRAAVFPLVLLPVLTYLVMPRLSRLLRLWLYPRDGH